The Primulina tabacum isolate GXHZ01 unplaced genomic scaffold, ASM2559414v2 Contig734, whole genome shotgun sequence genome segment AGGATCTTCAATTCAACTGAATATGCTTCTATGGCTTCCCTGAATACATTTTTCGAAAACGCACAGAGTTAGTTTAATTTTTTCACAATAGGGATCAATCGAGTAGAGCATGAAAACGGTGACCTGAACGTGTGTGGAAGCTTTGGGATTAAGTGATTCTTCCTCAAATATGTTGGTAAGGTGACGATAGAGAACATGTCCGCCCAGTCAAGCTTTTGGTCCTCTGATACCACGAAGGCTTGTCCATATCCTTCTACGTCTCCTTCTTCTTGATAAAACCTTTTCTTCTCTTCGATCGGCAGACTGAAAAATTTTTGGACTTCCAATTTCATGTTTTCCACCACACCAGAGCTGACGCCATGATTAATCAACTGCTTCCAAATTTAAAGAAACATGTCCATTACTTTTTCCATAAATTTAATCGCCTTCGTCCCTAACTTAAGTTGATAAAGTTAATCCGATTCCACCCAAAAAGGGGAGAAAAACAACTTTAACAAGCACCTAAAAcatgatcttttttttttaatgttacaAACAACAATACACAAATACAAAtcttattaaaaaaaagaaaattgttattttgatgCAAAAATTATCTGAAAAACATTATTAGAAAACGCttttaaaaaatcagaaaatataatttacatATGGGcttctgtttttatttttttttttaacttttttaaaaaaattaaaacaaaatatttaaactaTATTATTCAAATAGTGGGATTGTTTCtgttttcttaaaattttgtaATGAATAGGTCTCACGCGAACCAGTCTCATCTATTTATATTAATGAGACGATCTACTCGGTCATACATAtaatgaaaaagaattttttggcataaaagtaatatttttcactcaAATCAGCGTAATATTTCTCCATAACATACTAACAAAAACAAGATACCAACAAAAacaaatgatatttttgcattGAAAAAAATACTTTGAAcataaaagtaatatatttcgagAGTCGAACATTTTTCACTCATATCAATATATATTACACAATATTTttcataacataattaacaaaaaatgatatttttatagtgaACAACAATAATACTTTCGACATAAAAGTAGTACTTTTCATAGGTTTTTGTCGAATcagagatctgtctcataaagTTGACTAATGCAACAATCTCACACGAGTTATTGTTTTGTTTAAAAAGGTAGTTTTGTTATTTGATTGTAGCTTCAGTATTCAACATATCATTAACAAAATatcgtattttttttattgtaatcacataaataaaaaaataataatagttgTTGTAATCTTAATATAGCATTACATTATATGTTATCGTATTACACAATTGCACATGCATGAATATATAGGTAAATATTAAACTGATGAGtgaattaaatatcaaataaaagaGATATACCTGAAAGAAACCCCATTCTTGGCATGCATCATGCAACTTACCAAGCTCCACCATGGAATCTCCATCCAACTGGTGCATATCGATAACTGGAACTTCAGACGACGGGGAAACTTTGGATAAAATCGAATCATTTCCATCGAAACGAACATATCTTTTCGGGACGGTGGTCGATATCTGCTTGGCCAGTTCTTGCACATTAGGCACCTCATGCAAACCTCCGAGTTTCGTGAACTTTGATTCCATGCCTGCCCTGGATAATCCTCTGTCCTCAAGGTCTTTGTTTATATTAAATACCGTGAAGTGCCAGTTTGAGAACAATTTGAAGATATTTGTAAAGTTATGGTGGCGGCTGGCTTTCTTTGCAAGTTGGAAATAGgggttcggtcgaccctacccctgcgggcactgcctgcagggatcgatccaacggctcggattttttcgagccaatttttttttttttacagggaggTGGGCCCGATCACTCATatggagtgatccgggccgtcCGGAAATAGGGAAGATGGTCAACTTTTTTATTAAATGTCCAGTCTAGTGAAGTGATCTATAATTGATCTCGttattatttatattgttaCGTTATGACGGCCATAATGTTTTCGAGGCATGATTTCCACCATTTTTAGTCAATGTATTTGGGATTACTAGATCATTCAACGATTACTGCGTGCATACAAAATTAAATTAGATTGAAAATGGAAGAGAAACTAATTGAAACGCATATATGTAATATTATGTGTtcaaaataacacaaaaaaCTCATGTGACACAGTCTCACAGGTCAATTTTTGATATAGATAttctatttgggtcatccatgaaataaTATGAAGCATgtttgactcgtctcacaagaCAGTCTCAAAAGAGATATACTCTCAAAATAATGGCTAGAATTAAGTAGCTAGTTCGCGTAAACTTTTTTTTCATATCTTAATATTTTGGATTTGCATTCTATTTTAATAGGAAATTATATTAACTAATGCGAAAAATATATGAAGAAGATTGGTTTTATAAAGGAATCCCAAAAAATTAAATCACTACGTTACAGAGCTTAAATATGATGAATAatctaggttttttttttttgttgttgagaaaataatatttatatgacAAAGTTAGCGCATTTGAATCATGATGTATATATATTCTagattttcaatgttttttaACTGAATTTAATTCGAAAAAATAATTGTGAATCCAAGGAGTGCAGAAACATTTTTTGTATGAATCAAGGACTGCATAAAAAGTTCGGGTCTGATAGGAACTGA includes the following:
- the LOC142534938 gene encoding oxoglutarate-dependent flavonoid 7-O-demethylase 1-like, with translation MESKFTKLGGLHEVPNVQELAKQISTTVPKRYVRFDGNDSILSKVSPSSEVPVIDMHQLDGDSMVELGKLHDACQEWGFFQLINHGVSSGVVENMKLEVQKFFSLPIEEKKRFYQEEGDVEGYGQAFVVSEDQKLDWADMFSIVTLPTYLRKNHLIPKLPHTFREAIEAYSVELKILAMKLLSLMARVLKIKEEDMKILFERGTQSMRMNFYPPCPQPELVMGLCPHSDAIALSILIQINEVEGLQVKKDGVWIPVVPLPGAFLVNIGDMLEIVTNGTYRSVEHRAVVNTEQERLSVVTFLSPEMERDLGPAPSLITAETPAKFKRISVSDYLKGLFARERVGKSHLDSIRT